In endosymbiont of unidentified scaly snail isolate Monju, the following are encoded in one genomic region:
- a CDS encoding chaperone modulator CbpM, producing the protein MNTQMTTLFDGELLEEDVELSLAELSMACHLPAETVLEMVEYGLIEPLGRDPAGWRFSGLSVQRVRCAQRLRADLGVNLAGAALALDLLEEIERLRGRLRRLGAE; encoded by the coding sequence ATGAACACGCAAATGACGACGCTATTTGACGGGGAGCTGCTGGAAGAGGACGTGGAACTGAGCCTCGCCGAACTGAGCATGGCCTGCCACCTGCCGGCCGAGACGGTGCTGGAGATGGTCGAATATGGCCTGATCGAGCCGTTGGGGCGTGATCCGGCGGGTTGGCGTTTCAGCGGCCTGAGTGTGCAGCGGGTGCGTTGCGCCCAGCGTCTGCGTGCCGACCTGGGCGTCAATCTCGCCGGGGCGGCGCTGGCGCTCGACCTGCTCGAGGAGATCGAGCGCCTGCGCGGCCGGCTGCGTCGCCTGGGGGCCGAGTGA
- a CDS encoding glutathione peroxidase, which yields MQNREGQTVPSVVFHTRENGEWKDIHSDEIFKGRTVVLFALPGAFTPTCSSGHLPRYNELAPVFRENGVDEIVCLSVNDAFVMEAWKKDLEAENVTLIPDGNGEFTAGMGMLVDKSDLGFGKRSWRYAMLVRDGVIEKMLIEPDVPGDPFEISDADTMLNYINPNARKPRPISLMTKPGCPFCARAKAMLKERGMPYEEIVLGRDATIRSVRAITGRETVPQMFVDGHYIGGSEELEAWLAEQASQAA from the coding sequence ATGCAGAATCGTGAAGGACAAACCGTACCCAGCGTCGTCTTCCACACCCGCGAGAACGGGGAGTGGAAGGACATCCACAGTGACGAGATCTTCAAGGGCCGCACCGTGGTGCTGTTCGCCTTGCCAGGCGCGTTCACGCCCACCTGCTCCTCGGGCCACCTGCCACGTTACAACGAGCTGGCACCGGTGTTCCGGGAGAACGGGGTGGACGAGATCGTCTGCCTGTCGGTCAACGATGCCTTCGTCATGGAGGCCTGGAAGAAGGACCTGGAAGCCGAGAACGTCACCCTGATCCCCGACGGCAACGGCGAGTTCACCGCTGGCATGGGCATGCTGGTGGACAAGTCCGATCTCGGCTTCGGCAAGCGCAGTTGGCGTTACGCCATGCTGGTGCGTGACGGGGTGATCGAGAAGATGTTGATCGAGCCGGACGTGCCGGGCGACCCCTTCGAGATCTCGGATGCCGACACCATGCTGAACTACATCAACCCGAACGCACGCAAGCCGCGGCCGATCAGCCTGATGACCAAGCCCGGCTGCCCCTTCTGCGCCCGTGCCAAGGCGATGCTCAAGGAGCGCGGCATGCCCTACGAGGAGATCGTGCTCGGCCGCGACGCCACCATCCGCTCGGTGCGCGCCATCACCGGCCGCGAGACGGTGCCCCAGATGTTCGTCGATGGTCACTACATCGGGGGCTCCGAGGAACTCGAGGCCTGGCTGGCCGAACAGGCATCGCAGGCCGCCTGA